In the Pyrolobus fumarii 1A genome, one interval contains:
- a CDS encoding GntR family transcriptional regulator produces the protein MEQLYTFIERLYGPETREVLRILYESGQELTEEQMAEKTGLKFNVIRRALNKLMESGFVIYRKQRDPDTGRLIFYWRVNFENLRPALVARKKAVIEKLRLRLEYERDNIFYTCPTDGLRFTFDEAMEYGMICPRCGSPLEPDERQEQIVSILEEVIQKLEEEIAKEERRG, from the coding sequence ATGGAACAGCTCTACACATTCATCGAGAGGCTCTACGGGCCAGAAACACGCGAGGTACTCAGGATACTCTATGAGAGCGGTCAGGAGCTAACCGAGGAGCAGATGGCCGAGAAGACCGGGCTGAAGTTCAACGTTATTAGAAGGGCGCTCAACAAGCTAATGGAGTCTGGTTTCGTCATCTATAGGAAGCAGAGAGACCCCGATACAGGCCGCCTGATATTCTACTGGCGCGTCAACTTCGAGAATCTCAGACCTGCCCTCGTGGCGCGGAAGAAGGCCGTTATAGAGAAGCTCCGACTGCGTCTCGAGTATGAGCGCGACAACATATTCTACACGTGCCCGACCGACGGGCTACGCTTCACCTTTGACGAGGCAATGGAGTATGGAATGATATGTCCGAGGTGTGGCTCGCCTCTGGAGCCGGACGAGAGGCAGGAGCAGATAGTTAGTATACTCGAGGAGGTTATCCAGAAGCTCGAGGAGGAGATAGCGAAAGAGGAGAGGAGGGGCTAG
- a CDS encoding multiprotein bridging factor aMBF1: MSSRRRVLYCEMCGLPVEDEPYVIYVEGSEMYVCERCYNRYISRARSTGTEDVPLKARISGGGATRTTITPASRPSPALARPSTPRPSTRPVTPRPGGGRGRGLGSDRLAERYEVVPDFAERVRRARERLGLSQEELAVRVKERVNVIKRIEAGTLVPTVDLARRLEKVLGIKLLEPVVEEDVELGVSGSRRKRSEFELTLGDIVEIREE, translated from the coding sequence TTGTCTAGCAGGAGACGCGTCCTTTACTGTGAGATGTGTGGCCTGCCCGTCGAGGACGAGCCATACGTTATATACGTTGAGGGTAGCGAGATGTACGTGTGTGAAAGGTGCTACAACCGGTATATTAGTCGCGCGAGAAGCACGGGAACAGAGGATGTGCCACTCAAGGCTCGCATATCCGGTGGCGGTGCTACCCGTACAACTATTACACCAGCCTCTAGGCCCTCACCCGCTCTAGCACGCCCGTCCACGCCAAGGCCCTCCACCAGACCAGTTACGCCCAGGCCGGGCGGGGGCCGTGGGAGAGGCCTAGGCAGCGATAGGCTGGCTGAGAGGTACGAGGTCGTACCTGATTTCGCGGAGAGGGTAAGGAGGGCCCGTGAAAGACTCGGTCTATCTCAAGAGGAGCTCGCCGTGAGAGTTAAGGAGAGGGTTAATGTTATCAAGAGGATTGAGGCTGGCACCCTGGTACCAACCGTGGATCTTGCCAGAAGGCTGGAGAAGGTGCTTGGCATCAAGCTTCTGGAGCCCGTTGTCGAAGAGGATGTCGAGCTTGGGGTCTCCGGGTCTAGGCGCAAGCGCAGCGAGTTCGAGCTGACACTCGGCGATATTGTCGAGATACGTGAGGAGTGA
- the trpA gene encoding tryptophan synthase subunit alpha, which translates to MTLPRPGFSAYITIGWPNPGTFEKLVETLSECVDFFEFGVPTPRPIYDGPTIRETHAEALKSVSGWRDALKLLSRLEIGDKRPTIIMAYMSDHLGHLREFHEEAASAGARCILYPDLPFEHPEKLWLYVDESERVGLKPCFFASSRFPHRWLLTYAALRPLFIYLGLQPATGVKLPIAVEKNVRLAKKLVGDVYLLAGFAIRDSETARRLIEVGADAVVVGSAIIRAAKDRGLDEAKRLACSIHQAVHAERA; encoded by the coding sequence TTGACACTCCCGAGGCCCGGCTTCTCGGCCTATATCACCATAGGGTGGCCTAACCCCGGTACATTCGAGAAGCTAGTGGAGACTCTATCCGAGTGTGTAGACTTCTTCGAGTTCGGCGTACCAACGCCAAGGCCAATTTACGATGGTCCTACTATCCGAGAGACGCACGCCGAGGCGTTGAAGAGTGTTAGTGGGTGGAGGGATGCTCTAAAGCTGTTATCCAGGCTAGAGATTGGAGATAAACGCCCGACCATAATCATGGCGTATATGAGCGACCATCTTGGTCATCTCCGCGAGTTCCACGAGGAGGCGGCATCTGCGGGTGCGCGCTGCATACTGTATCCGGATCTACCCTTCGAGCACCCTGAGAAGCTATGGCTGTATGTTGACGAATCGGAAAGGGTTGGACTAAAGCCATGCTTCTTCGCTTCCAGCAGGTTTCCTCACCGTTGGCTGCTCACGTATGCTGCGCTGAGGCCACTCTTCATCTACCTTGGTCTACAGCCGGCCACCGGCGTGAAGCTGCCAATCGCTGTAGAGAAGAACGTAAGGCTAGCTAAGAAGCTGGTAGGCGACGTATACCTTCTCGCTGGTTTCGCAATACGCGATTCTGAGACGGCCAGGAGGCTAATAGAGGTTGGTGCTGATGCTGTTGTGGTAGGCTCGGCTATCATAAGAGCCGCGAAGGACAGGGGCCTTGACGAGGCGAAGAGATTGGCATGCAGTATACACCAGGCGGTGCACGCGGAGAGAGCGTAG
- a CDS encoding PadR family transcriptional regulator translates to MLETYVIVSLYPPKMLDGSVSSIESSLEQRGVELRTRYLVLLMLAEGPKTGYELLKAIRALLPEIGRGVSPGTLYPLLRSLEEEGCVEAVEEHTGGRRRKVYRLTRKGVETLLSMAARGLTLIETLLRLHLRAADRLRGGTLVSPSLVAEVAERLRVIEELTRQLRARLEEALARIQVDTTRNH, encoded by the coding sequence GTGCTCGAGACATATGTAATAGTCTCGCTTTACCCGCCAAAAATGTTGGATGGAAGCGTGTCTAGCATCGAGAGTAGTCTCGAGCAGCGGGGAGTCGAGCTTAGGACCAGATACCTCGTGCTCCTCATGCTAGCCGAGGGTCCCAAGACTGGCTACGAGCTACTCAAGGCTATTCGTGCCCTTTTACCCGAGATTGGACGGGGTGTAAGCCCAGGCACCCTCTACCCGCTTCTGAGGAGTCTCGAGGAAGAGGGGTGTGTTGAGGCTGTAGAAGAGCATACGGGGGGTAGACGGAGGAAGGTCTATAGATTGACACGGAAGGGTGTAGAGACACTACTTTCAATGGCGGCACGCGGCTTGACGCTAATCGAGACGCTGCTACGTCTACACTTACGGGCCGCCGACAGACTACGTGGCGGAACACTAGTATCGCCTAGCCTGGTGGCCGAGGTGGCTGAGAGGCTACGGGTAATAGAGGAGCTTACCAGGCAGCTTAGAGCGAGGCTCGAAGAAGCCCTTGCAAGAATCCAGGTTGATACAACGAGGAACCACTAG